Within the Cryptococcus deuterogattii R265 chromosome 14, complete sequence genome, the region CAAAGATGATTTCAGGCTTCGGTGGATTGAAAGGGGCAGGGCCGATACGAAGTTTGGGAGTCTCGTCGTTGAGGTCGTTAAGACGGTCTAGGAGAGTATCAAATTGACGTGGGTTGGGGAGGTGGTgtttgttgagaaggatgaggtcGGTATACTTGGCTTGCAACTATCCCTTATGATTTAGCTCATTTCCAAACTGGGTCGGCTAGGTAAACTCACTTTTGCACTAGGCGACGAATCTTCGTACCCTTCAAAGTTAACGCAATCCACCACAGTCACAACGCCATCCAATTTGAATCCTTCAGGTTCAAGTTCCTTGATTTGCAAAGCCAACGTTGCAGGGAAGGCTGATCCGCTGGATTCGATGATAATCCGGTCGGGTTTCATTGTTGATTTGACCTCCATCAAAGCGTTGGAGATAAGGCCTACAGACGTACAACAAAGGCAGCCGTTGAGGATTTCAGAGACGCCAGTGATGTTGGATTGAGAAGCAAGGACGGAGTCGACTGCAAATGATAGGCGTTAGCTGACGGCATGTTTTTTAATGAGAAATTGGTCATAGGCTCACCTTCAACATCTCCATATTCATTCTTCAGTAATACGAGTTTATATTCTTTCGGTAGCTGCTGGATGAGTGAAAGGATGGTTGTGGTTTTGCCCTATCCCATCTGGTCAGCTCGATGcttttttgctcttcacGCAGGATTTGGACGTACGGCTCCTGTAGACATGTTagtttttttcttctcattttCCATGATCACTTACCCAAGAATCCGGTAAAACAGGTCACAGGAATagcctcatccttctcgagCGTCATGTTTGCTGTGGGTATGGATACTGAATAGAAGTAAAATGGAGATTTGTCGACATTAGAGTCATCATGATTATCaccgaaaaaaaaggtcCTCCGAAAGTtccacatcatcaccaCTTACAATGGTTGATAACGAAACCTTCGGACCGAAagatcatcaacatcttgACTTTAGGACAAAACAGTTATATCAAAAAATGCCTGAGCTTCAATCCCTGGgatctcttccagctcatGCCGAACCAGCTTGGACAGTAACCTTCAACCCTACTCGCTCTGTCCTCGCATCATGTTCCACAGATCGCACAATCCGCCTTTACTCCTACATCCTCCCCTCTTCGTCTGATGGCTTACCAAGCAAGGACGACTCCCAGCCCGTGTTTAGTCTCGCTAAAGTGATAGAAACCGAGCACAAGAGGACGGTGAGGAGTATAGCGTGGTCCCCTGATGGACGGACGTTGGCGAGCGGGAGCTTTGATTCCACTGTCGGTGTGTGGGAGGAGGTTATTCCGCTttcagatgatgaggacgaagatgacgagggCGCACAAGGGGTGTATAAGCCAGCTGGGATGAACTCGGATGGAGATGTAGatgaggggaaggagaaggaatgggaatgtgTGACGACGTTGGAGGGGCATGAGAGTGAATGCAAGTCGGTTGGATTTTCGAGTGATGGAGCTTTGCTCGCGAGTTGCTCCAGAGATAAGAGCGTATGGGTCTGGGAAGGTAAGTCGAATTGAAGTCTAGTTATCACGAATGTTCTAGAACTTGATTTTTATGGTATAGTGCAACCGGACGCCGATTTTGAATGTATAGCGGTCATGATGGAGCACTCCCAAGATGTCAAGTCCGTCGCCTGGCACCCACACGAAGaggtttgtttgttttcgTTTACTCATTTTCCCAGATCCATCTTTCAGTCATTGCGACTTCCTGGGATAAAGTGCCAACGCTGACTTGCGCTGCAGATCCTGGCTTCTGCATCATATGATTCTTATATCCATCTCGCGTATGACGACCCCGACTCCGACTGGTGCATCTTCCAAAAACTCCACCCTTCCCTCCCGTCTACCCCGCTCACCATCCCATCTACTTCCCCGTCACATTTGATTGATGCTTTGATCCCtacggaagaagaaaagaaggcggAGGCAGAGCTACAGGTCCCGCCAttagaggaggatgagactGTTTGGTGTCTAGCTTGGAGTCCGGATGGAAGGTGGTTAGCTAGTGGAGGTGATAATGGTGGGATTCGTCTCTGGCAAAGAACGTatgtctccttcttgtATACCATTGAAGGCTTGGTGTCTGTGGTGACTAACTATTAATATTCTGCAATCACAGAGGCACACAACCAGACTCGGCATTCAAAGAGATCTTGCACACCGCCGCCCATTCGCGTTCagtcttttctctttcttggTCCGCACCCTACCCGTCCGCCGAATCTACCAGCTCCACCGAGTCTACCGATTTGGGGATGCTCGCTTCTgcaggggaagatggtaaGATTATTATCTGGCAAGTCTCCGtccctccatcttcctctccctcttcaaaaGAGACAGATAACGAACAAATCTCGATCAAACCCATTGCAGCGCAGAAACATGCACATGGGGTGAACGATATCAATTCGGTAGCCTGGTGCATGAGAGAAGATCAGAAAGGATGGGGGATGTTGAGTAGTgcaggagatgatgggagTGTCAAGGTCTGGAGGGTCGTCAAGGATTGAGGTTGTCAATGTGAAAAGGtttttccattctttccacttctttttctgtcaGGTTTCTACAATCTATATGCTATTGAACATTTACACTCCTACGAATGTGTACCCTTTCACGTCTATATCTATATCCAAATCGCCAACAACCCGCCCCGCGTTCTTGAGTTTGAACTCTACTCTTAATCCGTCATCTCCTGCCTCTTTCAAATAGGCTCTCACTCTTTCCGCTTGCTCATAAGGCGCTCCTGGTTGAGATAGAGGTGAAATATTGATGATCATTTTTTTGGCCGGTGGTGGATGCTTTTCACcctgctcatcttccctaTCGAACACGGGTATATACACCCCTCCGACTTCCGGGCCGGGTACTACCAGCTCCAGGGTATCTAGCTCCCATTCCCCAGCAAGTTCGTATATCGCTTCTTTCAGAAACCTTTTCACACcccctttccatccttctccatctccatctccacctccctcTCCAGTTCCACGTGTTAGCGAGCGGCATCGAGCATCCCCGAGATGAATGATAAGGTGCCTGATGTTGAGTGGGATACAGCAGATAGGCACAGGGTCGAAAAGCGGGTAGGGGGAATGTGAGTCAGCAAGGTAGTACATTAGGTCCCAGCCGATTTCTAAGGTGTGAACGTTGCCTAGTGGCCATGGATTTGTGGGTGCTGATGTGTCCGTGGTTGGTTGGAGAtaagcagaagaagaagtgtgGAGAACAGGTGAAAGATCAAGGATTTTGACGTGCGCTGCacagaggatggagagagcGGTAGGATCGAGTAAGATGAGGTGGGTCGTATAACGTAGAGCGGCtgattttcttcctcgtgAGAATTGGGTTGGGGATGTTATCGGGGGAAGCTGCCATTCGGGGGCAGGGAGGTGAGGAAATGATGGAAGTCTCTTTCGTTTTGCCCCTACGCCGCCTCCTGCCTCCCCCCAGCCAGGAGGCGATTCCAAGAAGCCATAGAAGAATGATCTCACGTTTTTCTCATTGAGGATGACTCTTTGGTAAACAACAGGAAGGAGTTCTTCGTATAACGattgggagagagagagaaactTGGCTGGATGAAGGCGCCGGAGGTGGGCGAGAATacgagggaggaaaggacggagagagaggagtgTGAGTCGGGAACGGGATGCCGTTGTTTGGGAAGCTCTGGCCATTGGTATTGGCTCGGGTATTGGATGGTTGATAGTGAGATGTAGTGCGTAGCTTTTAGAAACGTGGCTAGAGTAAGCTTGATTGTCTTGCATGAACTGTATGTAAAAGGGCGAATCGCATTGTCCCAATTAGGGACTGTTCAAATCCAccattcctcctcagccCTGTTCCTACTCTAGAGGATGGGAGTGTCTTGGACGACTGAGCAGGGGAAATGCTTTTTTGAAAGTTTGGATTGGATTCCCCCGTGGCGTGATCGATGCTCATCACGGAATTCGTGCCTGGGCGATAAGCGAATGAGTCTTGTTTGGTTCCTTATTCTAGCAGTGTGCATTGCCTCATTCAGCGTGGCGTAAAATGGTACAGGCGAATCAAACTCGGGCAAGTAGCGGCCGACCACTGCCGTATCGTCCAACGCATAGAATCTGATCAAGAAATGCTGCTGATAGATGGAGAGCAGCGGTTACTTGATTAATTGAACCGGAATAAAAAGCTaagtggaaagaatgaagaacaagaatgGCCATAATGTACTGCCGGGCCTACCCCCTCCAATACATTCAGGGTCAGGACATGAAATATCCCCTTCAGAGCAGCACGATAACCTTACATGACCAGATGTAAGTACTAATAATCAAACGAACAGGCGTCAGAAGAACCAAGAAGAGGTACGAATCCATGAAACGCAGCAGAGACCCATCCAAAAACGGTTAATCCACTGTAGTAGTATTGTGAATCCACGATGAATGCGCACAAAAGCAACTTTATACTATCAGTAGAGGCAAAAAGGAGAGCTAAGCCATAGTGAACACCGAAGAAATAAACGATAAACTGTTAATAATAAATACTTGGCTTTGAGGAAGCCGTAATTACACAATATTTAAAAAGTATTATGTAATTACACACGAATTGCCCAACAAATAATGACGTGGAAGTTGACGTAGCAGTGTCATCGACGAACTGCTGGCACCAGCGATATATCGAACAAGGAGAACGACAATTCAACTTGTTCTCTTGTACATCGAGTGTATATAATGCGCATATAcctgccgctgctgctcctgGCAGCCCCTTTTTTGAGAGCACAGGATGTGTGTGCGCCTCTGGAGGATGCGGACCGAATATTAGAATCACTCCAACCGGCTCCGGATGAACATCTACATTCAAAGCTCCCCGACCTTGCGCCATTTGGCAATCACGGATGGGCAGACGGTCTGGGATGGTCTCAGGATGTGAGCGCAGGAATTATCATCGATATGACGGGATTACGAACTAACATGTTACAGGGCCCGTTATCTACCACACTGCGTCTTCTCCCACGCTTGTTCTCTGCGATATCCCCGACGAGGCTCCTGTCGCAGACTGCTAAGACGataggaaggaaaggaaacACCAAGATATCGAGGTCGCGGAAAGAGAGGGCCGAAAAGGTGTTGGAGCTTGTgcaagaagcagaaggagcCGGATGTGATAAAGTATGGCGTTTTAGAGGTCGGCTCCTGATGTTCCCACCGAGAGGCATCAAGCAGGATCTTGCAGCAGCTTATGAAGCATACAAAAGACATCTCGAGATTGAATCAGACCCAGAGGCGCAGTTCATCCTTGGAGTTTTCCACTCTACGGGTCTTGATGGGATTCCGATTGATCAAGGCAAGGCGTTGTTGTA harbors:
- a CDS encoding WD40 repeat protein Ciao1, whose translation is MPELQSLGSLPAHAEPAWTVTFNPTRSVLASCSTDRTIRLYSYILPSSSDGLPSKDDSQPVFSLAKVIETEHKRTVRSIAWSPDGRTLASGSFDSTVGVWEEVIPLSDDEDEDDEGAQGVYKPAGMNSDGDVDEGKEKEWECVTTLEGHESECKSVGFSSDGALLASCSRDKSVWVWEVQPDADFECIAVMMEHSQDVKSVAWHPHEEILASASYDSYIHLAYDDPDSDWCIFQKLHPSLPSTPLTIPSTSPSHLIDALIPTEEEKKAEAELQVPPLEEDETVWCLAWSPDGRWLASGGDNGGIRLWQRTGTQPDSAFKEILHTAAHSRSVFSLSWSAPYPSAESTSSTESTDLGMLASAGEDGKIIIWQVSVPPSSSPSSKETDNEQISIKPIAAQKHAHGVNDINSVAWCMREDQKGWGMLSSAGDDGSVKVWRVVKD
- a CDS encoding cytoplasmic protein, yielding MTLEKDEAIPVTCFTGFLGAGKTTTILSLIQQLPKEYKLVLLKNEYGDVEVDSVLASQSNITGVSEILNGCLCCTSVGLISNALMEVKSTMKPDRIIIESSGSAFPATLALQIKELEPEGFKLDGVVTVVDCVNFEGYEDSSPSAKLQAKYTDLILLNKHHLPNPRQFDTLLDRLNDLNDETPKLRIGPAPFNPPKPEIIFGLDSKLWSVKDGERKDWGEMATQGGWHGNEVEVKGVYKGKRPKHEHKHVEGKGEGKECEDCQQAEVEENIGPVEPIERELLEKELSKLSYEIYRVKGIVRFTSPSRDFETYILNYAFSRYTLTPVPSLDDDPTLEAVSIRLTLMGERGEVARRARRFGEAIGATME